In Microvenator marinus, one genomic interval encodes:
- a CDS encoding efflux RND transporter periplasmic adaptor subunit, protein MSTPSADEIKKKVTRSSQGWARWVAIAIAVIGTGIGVYFWQKPKEVIINYRTEVVELGDVITRASATGTLEPTRVVTVGAEVSGRIANVLVEANDEVKAGQTLAVFDATTLESQITLAKARVNSSSASIRSVQAGYDSSKLELERTRTLVERGVVPRAELDSMITTEARSRADLDRARAEAAQARANLEEMQLNLEKADIVSPIDGVVLTRTVEPGQTVASSLQAPELFVIAESLSKMTLRVWIDEADVGVVQAGQEANFEVSAWPGKKFTAVVEKLNLSPTQTDNVVTYAAELSVDNSEKLLRPGMTANAAIVTGKRENVLRVPNSALRFRPPTEDAASEGSPLLAAPRWRRGGNATSTTSVGGKGTVYVLRAGQAQMLELTMGRTDGRFTEVIEGELEPGDEIITGIMRSEESSTGTRAK, encoded by the coding sequence TTGAGTACTCCAAGCGCAGATGAGATTAAGAAGAAGGTAACCCGTTCCAGCCAAGGCTGGGCGCGTTGGGTTGCCATCGCCATCGCGGTGATCGGCACCGGTATTGGTGTCTACTTTTGGCAGAAACCCAAAGAAGTCATCATCAATTACCGAACGGAGGTTGTAGAGTTAGGCGACGTCATTACCCGCGCCAGCGCCACGGGCACCCTTGAGCCCACTCGGGTGGTGACCGTTGGTGCCGAAGTCTCCGGGCGAATCGCAAACGTGCTCGTTGAAGCCAACGATGAGGTCAAGGCCGGCCAAACATTGGCGGTCTTTGACGCCACCACCCTCGAAAGCCAAATCACGCTCGCCAAGGCCAGAGTGAATTCCTCGTCGGCATCGATTCGAAGTGTTCAGGCCGGGTACGACTCTTCCAAACTTGAACTCGAACGCACTCGGACGCTCGTAGAGCGCGGTGTAGTTCCACGTGCGGAACTCGACTCCATGATCACAACCGAAGCCCGCTCGCGAGCGGATCTAGACCGTGCACGCGCCGAAGCCGCTCAAGCCCGAGCAAACCTCGAGGAAATGCAGCTAAACCTCGAGAAGGCTGATATCGTCTCTCCTATTGATGGTGTGGTTCTCACGCGAACCGTAGAACCCGGCCAGACCGTGGCCTCCTCACTCCAAGCTCCAGAGCTCTTCGTCATCGCCGAGAGTCTCTCCAAGATGACGCTACGCGTATGGATTGACGAGGCCGACGTGGGCGTTGTCCAGGCCGGCCAAGAAGCCAATTTCGAAGTCTCAGCGTGGCCGGGCAAGAAATTCACGGCGGTCGTTGAAAAGCTCAACCTCTCGCCGACCCAGACTGATAACGTGGTCACTTACGCCGCAGAACTCAGCGTGGATAACTCCGAGAAGTTGCTTAGGCCCGGGATGACGGCCAACGCGGCAATCGTCACCGGAAAACGGGAGAACGTGCTTCGCGTGCCAAACTCCGCCTTGAGATTTCGCCCTCCGACCGAGGATGCTGCAAGCGAAGGCTCCCCACTCCTCGCCGCCCCAAGATGGCGCCGCGGCGGAAACGCCACTTCCACGACGTCTGTGGGCGGAAAAGGCACTGTCTACGTTCTGCGAGCCGGACAAGCACAGATGCTCGAACTCACCATGGGACGAACCGACGGACGATTCACCGAGGTTATCGAGGGCGAGCTCGAGCCAGGCGACGAGATCATCACCGGGATCATGCGCAGCGAAGAAAGCTCGACTGGCACGAGAGCTAAATGA
- a CDS encoding ABC transporter ATP-binding protein yields MMSEIIQLKDVRKIYGSGNTEVRALDGVDLQISAGEFVSVMGPSGSGKSTCMNIVGCLDTPTSGSYFFSGLDIAKFGRDELALLRRHYLGFVFQSFNLLARTTAVENVELPLIYQGVGRKERRDRAMAALESVGIGERWDHTPSELSGGQQQRVAIARALVTRPTVLVADEPTGNLDTTTTQEVIALLGKLNDEGLTIVMVTHEPEVAIHTKRALWFVDGKLVKDGLPREVLA; encoded by the coding sequence ATGATGTCTGAAATCATCCAACTCAAAGATGTCCGCAAAATCTACGGTAGCGGCAACACCGAAGTCCGGGCGCTAGACGGTGTGGACCTGCAGATCTCAGCCGGTGAATTCGTATCCGTGATGGGACCTAGCGGCTCAGGAAAGTCTACGTGCATGAATATCGTCGGCTGTCTCGACACACCGACCTCCGGCTCTTACTTCTTCTCGGGACTCGATATCGCCAAATTTGGACGCGACGAGCTCGCCCTTCTACGCCGTCACTATCTCGGATTCGTCTTCCAAAGCTTCAACCTCCTCGCTCGAACCACTGCGGTCGAAAACGTAGAACTACCGCTCATCTACCAGGGTGTTGGGAGAAAAGAGCGCCGCGACCGCGCTATGGCGGCCCTCGAATCCGTAGGCATCGGCGAGCGCTGGGACCATACGCCTTCGGAGCTCTCGGGAGGGCAACAACAGCGTGTCGCCATCGCCCGCGCACTCGTCACAAGGCCCACCGTGCTTGTCGCGGACGAACCCACAGGAAACCTCGACACAACTACCACTCAAGAAGTCATCGCACTTCTCGGCAAGCTCAATGACGAAGGCCTGACTATCGTCATGGTCACCCACGAACCCGAGGTCGCGATTCATACCAAACGCGCTCTATGGTTCGTGGACGGCAAACTCGTCAAAGACGGCCTGCCACGCGAGGTACTCGCATGA
- a CDS encoding ABC transporter permease, with translation MNYFDIFRMAIGAILRNKVRSFLTALGIVIGVGSVIAMVHLGQAATISVTERISSMGSNLLILRPSFARSASGVRQASEPLTLEDVETIRRDLMDVTVAPIVEANATLVWSGKNYPASIIGTDLEFFVIRSLMPQSGRLFDHEEIDEGNTVCLIGANIRSEIFGRNDVLGQTLRVGRTSCQVIGVLPTRQANFGEDLDNSVIMPLLAVQQRITGDQNVRQILISANYADMMESVKSELERLMRDRRKITPGKEDDFNIRDMAEIAATLEGTTKTLTMLLGAIAAVSLLVGGIGIMNIMLVSVTERTREIGIRIAIGALVRDVLIQFLVEAVTLSMLGGLLGVALGIVATHFATQEMNLPFVLTPEVMLVGFAFSVIIGVVFGFVPARKAAHLNPIEALRHE, from the coding sequence ATGAATTATTTCGATATTTTCAGAATGGCCATCGGCGCAATCCTCCGCAACAAGGTCCGCTCGTTCCTGACTGCTCTCGGGATTGTCATTGGTGTGGGCTCCGTCATCGCGATGGTCCACCTCGGCCAAGCCGCAACCATAAGCGTCACGGAGCGAATCTCGAGTATGGGCTCAAACCTGCTCATCCTCAGGCCCAGTTTCGCGCGAAGTGCAAGCGGTGTCCGACAGGCCTCCGAACCGCTCACACTCGAAGACGTGGAGACTATCCGACGCGACCTCATGGACGTGACCGTAGCGCCAATTGTGGAGGCGAACGCAACCCTCGTTTGGTCCGGAAAGAACTACCCTGCCTCGATCATCGGTACCGACCTTGAGTTCTTCGTGATTCGAAGCCTCATGCCTCAGTCGGGGCGACTCTTCGATCACGAAGAGATAGACGAAGGAAACACCGTTTGCCTCATCGGCGCGAATATTCGCTCCGAGATCTTTGGTCGAAACGACGTGCTCGGACAAACTCTTCGCGTCGGGCGCACGTCGTGTCAGGTGATCGGAGTGCTCCCAACCCGCCAGGCCAACTTCGGCGAAGACCTCGACAACAGTGTCATCATGCCACTCTTAGCCGTTCAGCAGCGCATCACCGGTGACCAAAACGTCCGCCAGATACTGATCTCGGCCAACTACGCCGACATGATGGAATCCGTCAAATCTGAGCTCGAACGCCTCATGCGTGACCGTCGCAAGATTACGCCTGGCAAAGAAGACGACTTCAATATCCGCGACATGGCTGAAATCGCAGCAACTCTCGAAGGAACCACGAAGACCCTCACAATGCTCTTGGGTGCAATCGCCGCAGTATCACTACTCGTCGGCGGCATTGGCATCATGAATATAATGCTAGTTTCCGTCACCGAACGAACCCGCGAAATCGGCATTCGCATCGCCATCGGGGCACTCGTAAGAGACGTCCTCATTCAATTCCTTGTGGAAGCAGTCACCCTCTCCATGCTTGGCGGACTCCTGGGCGTCGCCCTGGGGATCGTAGCCACCCATTTTGCTACCCAAGAGATGAACTTACCCTTCGTTCTGACCCCAGAAGTCATGCTGGTAGGTTTTGCCTTCTCCGTGATCATCGGAGTGGTCTTCGGCTTCGTTCCGGCTCGCAAAGCCGCACACCTCAATCCTATCGAGGCCCTACGTCATGAATAA
- a CDS encoding TolC family protein, whose translation MNKSLICAICLSTLLVAGKTTAQSLAPLTPGEAVDLAIQNSPQVRASKLTTKKAALLVEQEEYRYIPTLSADAGVRYGRSVSLSPNGARLIESNSIVLATGISHTLPIGTVLSADIEVGRTYRDSVELGDLGAAYDTAVNVQVTQPLLRGFGGDLGRANLRQAKLQEKVVDAQETALLNSIVLDTLESYWSLWSAERGLEIQKSALEIAKKQLAEAEIRMGAGDMAPAQLVPLRIQVAQAEEAMVTQEAQIRQLSIALAERLGVGTNESIRTDAAGPKQTVTPSLEEATELALKESPGISQIKANIGATKIRTEVAQNNALPRLDALASVNVAGLGTTPSDSLSSFGSLDAVVLYGGLRLELPVINRARRIEVERSEADTIIAETELELAERALKAEVASLLVNLQTAQQRLELAKDTAELARENVDAQNARFEAGRGTMLEVVDSVESVREAEFRVVQIEIQIAQERLKLDELTGRLTENWR comes from the coding sequence ATGAATAAATCTCTCATATGCGCGATTTGCCTCAGCACGCTTTTGGTTGCAGGCAAAACCACGGCACAATCTCTCGCCCCGCTCACTCCCGGCGAGGCCGTGGATCTTGCCATTCAGAACAGTCCACAGGTACGAGCATCAAAACTCACCACCAAGAAGGCAGCGCTTCTGGTGGAGCAAGAGGAGTACCGATACATCCCGACGCTTAGCGCTGATGCGGGTGTTCGTTATGGACGGTCCGTCAGCCTCTCACCCAACGGTGCCCGCCTGATCGAAAGTAATTCTATCGTACTCGCCACGGGAATCTCCCACACGTTGCCGATTGGAACCGTGCTCAGCGCGGACATCGAAGTCGGACGTACCTATCGCGATTCGGTAGAACTCGGAGACCTTGGCGCGGCCTACGATACAGCGGTTAATGTTCAAGTAACTCAGCCCCTTCTTCGTGGATTTGGGGGCGACCTCGGTCGTGCAAACTTAAGGCAAGCGAAACTCCAAGAGAAAGTCGTAGACGCGCAAGAGACCGCCCTCCTTAATTCCATTGTACTCGATACGCTCGAATCCTACTGGTCCCTTTGGTCGGCAGAACGGGGCCTTGAGATTCAAAAGTCCGCGTTGGAGATTGCCAAGAAGCAACTCGCCGAAGCTGAAATCAGGATGGGTGCCGGAGACATGGCCCCCGCACAATTGGTCCCACTTCGAATTCAAGTCGCCCAGGCCGAGGAGGCTATGGTCACCCAAGAAGCACAGATTCGGCAGCTCTCCATTGCATTGGCGGAGCGACTCGGAGTCGGCACCAATGAATCCATTCGTACCGATGCGGCTGGGCCTAAACAGACCGTGACCCCGAGCTTGGAGGAGGCGACCGAACTCGCCCTCAAAGAGTCACCAGGCATCTCGCAGATAAAAGCCAATATCGGCGCCACCAAAATTCGAACGGAAGTCGCGCAAAACAACGCTTTGCCTCGCCTCGACGCTTTAGCATCGGTGAACGTCGCAGGACTCGGAACTACGCCTTCGGACTCCCTTTCGAGCTTTGGATCACTTGATGCTGTGGTGCTCTACGGTGGCTTGAGGCTTGAGCTTCCAGTCATCAATCGTGCACGCCGAATTGAAGTCGAGCGCTCTGAGGCGGACACGATTATCGCAGAGACCGAACTCGAATTGGCAGAACGCGCATTGAAGGCCGAGGTTGCATCTCTCCTCGTGAACCTACAAACAGCCCAGCAACGCCTTGAACTCGCAAAAGATACCGCGGAGCTCGCTCGCGAGAATGTGGATGCTCAGAACGCCAGATTTGAGGCCGGCCGCGGCACCATGCTTGAAGTCGTGGACTCGGTAGAGTCGGTCAGAGAAGCTGAGTTCAGGGTCGTGCAGATTGAGATTCAGATTGCCCAAGAACGCCTAAAACTCGATGAGTTGACAGGAAGACTCACCGAGAATTGGCGCTAG
- the tyrS gene encoding tyrosine--tRNA ligase, producing MTYKSSVLEDLAWRGLIFQTTHEELDQALLEAEQAGEGLALYCGFDPSADSLHIGNLLAIFVLANFRRHGHSPIALAGGATGLIGDPSGKSDERNLLTEETITKNLEGISAQLREILDRAMTLHPETRKAAADAGEIPVVNNADWIKPWSFIGFLRDVGKNFRVNTMLQKDSVKSRLEQREQGLSYTEFSYMLIQAYDFLHLYRETGCRLQVGGSDQWGNITAGTDLIGRMESNEKKAFGLTFPLITSASGQKLGKSEKGATYLAPERNSPYEFYQYWVNRDDADVPRFLRMFTFLPRERVDELSGLVERGENRGEAQRELAWEVTRLVHGDEGAEKAIRASRMMFGEKIEDLSDAEFQAIFADVPSTEITREQLEAGVPLFELFVLTGLTKSNGEARRLLDQGGVYVNNTRIDDSGYVVGVSDLVSANALVLRAGKKKYHVVSVS from the coding sequence ATGACGTATAAAAGCAGCGTGTTGGAAGATTTGGCGTGGCGAGGACTGATTTTTCAAACCACACATGAGGAACTCGATCAGGCTCTGCTTGAGGCTGAGCAGGCTGGCGAGGGTTTGGCCCTCTATTGTGGTTTTGATCCTTCGGCGGATTCTCTACACATTGGGAACCTTCTGGCGATCTTCGTGCTCGCGAATTTCCGGCGTCATGGTCATAGCCCGATTGCGCTTGCCGGAGGCGCTACCGGCCTCATCGGCGATCCGTCTGGCAAGAGTGACGAGCGAAACCTTTTGACCGAGGAGACGATCACCAAGAATCTCGAGGGGATCTCAGCACAGCTTCGAGAGATTCTGGACCGAGCGATGACTCTTCACCCTGAGACGCGGAAAGCCGCCGCCGACGCAGGGGAGATTCCAGTGGTGAACAACGCGGATTGGATCAAGCCATGGAGCTTCATCGGGTTCCTGCGCGACGTGGGGAAGAATTTCCGCGTGAACACCATGTTGCAGAAGGATTCGGTAAAGTCGCGACTTGAGCAGCGGGAGCAAGGCCTCAGCTACACCGAGTTCAGCTACATGCTCATTCAGGCCTATGACTTTCTCCATCTCTACCGAGAGACGGGTTGCCGGCTTCAGGTTGGCGGATCCGACCAATGGGGCAATATCACGGCCGGGACGGATTTGATCGGGCGTATGGAATCGAATGAGAAGAAGGCGTTTGGTCTGACTTTCCCGCTGATTACTTCTGCGTCTGGCCAAAAGTTGGGCAAGTCCGAGAAGGGCGCAACCTATTTGGCGCCGGAGCGAAACTCTCCGTACGAGTTCTACCAATACTGGGTGAACCGAGACGACGCCGACGTGCCTCGTTTCCTGCGCATGTTCACGTTCCTTCCTCGCGAGCGCGTGGATGAGCTGAGCGGGCTTGTGGAGCGCGGTGAGAACCGTGGTGAAGCGCAGCGTGAGCTCGCGTGGGAGGTGACTCGTTTGGTTCATGGTGACGAGGGAGCTGAAAAGGCGATCCGCGCAAGTCGGATGATGTTTGGTGAGAAGATCGAGGACCTGAGTGATGCAGAGTTTCAGGCGATCTTTGCCGATGTGCCTTCCACCGAAATTACGCGAGAGCAGCTCGAAGCAGGAGTTCCGTTGTTCGAACTCTTTGTTTTGACAGGACTTACCAAGAGCAATGGTGAGGCGAGGCGATTGCTCGACCAGGGTGGTGTGTACGTCAACAATACTCGAATCGACGATTCAGGGTACGTGGTGGGTGTTTCTGACCTCGTAAGCGCCAATGCTCTGGTGCTCCGGGCCGGTAAGAAAAAATATCACGTAGTCTCGGTGAGTTAG
- a CDS encoding DUF1501 domain-containing protein has protein sequence MHRRTFLKAAAAAGLTVVSPMGAREVSAQDTGIGVYQGTCFFFIQAEGGWDPTSLIDPKGDRDNMNRYATDAIEEAGNIRYAPLQNYSEFFQKHYERMMVINGIDMSTNGHEQGRRYTWSGKLAEGHPSLAALVAAKLGPSLPMGYITNGGYDETFGVISATRAERVDTIPRIAFANRVSPDREETFHSDYAFDRIKAAADERLAAKMERMKLPRVRSSMGALHTARMGEEELKEVISYLPDNVNDNNELVRQARVALASFRAGLGVSVSMRIGGFDTHSDHDNRHIPRLQRILDGVDFIFEEAESMGIADRVFVAIGSDFGRTPGYNGGNGKDHWSVNSMILMGAGVPGNRVIGASGPRHQLMQVNPQTLEVVESGGVRLRPDHVHAAIRKLAGLERDPLSLRYPLQEEDINLLG, from the coding sequence ATGCATAGAAGAACTTTCCTAAAAGCAGCAGCAGCAGCTGGTCTGACGGTGGTAAGCCCGATGGGAGCGCGAGAAGTCAGCGCTCAGGACACCGGAATTGGAGTGTATCAGGGGACTTGCTTCTTCTTTATCCAGGCCGAAGGTGGTTGGGACCCGACCTCGTTGATCGACCCGAAAGGAGATCGCGACAACATGAATCGGTATGCGACCGACGCTATCGAGGAAGCTGGCAATATTCGATACGCGCCTCTTCAGAACTATTCGGAGTTCTTCCAGAAGCATTACGAGCGCATGATGGTGATCAACGGCATCGATATGTCCACCAATGGACACGAGCAAGGCCGTCGCTACACCTGGTCTGGTAAGCTCGCCGAAGGACACCCCTCATTGGCGGCATTGGTGGCGGCGAAGCTCGGACCGAGCCTCCCGATGGGCTATATTACCAACGGTGGCTACGACGAGACCTTTGGCGTGATCAGCGCGACACGTGCAGAACGAGTGGACACCATTCCCCGTATTGCGTTTGCGAACCGCGTGTCACCGGACCGTGAAGAGACCTTCCACAGTGATTACGCCTTCGACCGCATTAAAGCTGCTGCGGATGAGCGACTCGCCGCAAAGATGGAGCGCATGAAGTTGCCACGGGTGAGAAGCTCGATGGGCGCGCTGCACACCGCACGGATGGGCGAGGAAGAGCTGAAAGAGGTGATCTCGTACCTCCCGGATAACGTGAACGACAATAACGAGCTCGTCAGGCAGGCCCGCGTCGCTTTGGCTTCATTCCGTGCGGGTCTCGGTGTGTCGGTTTCGATGCGAATCGGTGGATTTGACACACACTCAGACCACGATAATCGCCACATCCCAAGGTTGCAGCGCATTCTCGATGGCGTGGACTTCATCTTCGAGGAAGCCGAGAGCATGGGCATTGCAGACCGCGTCTTCGTGGCCATCGGCTCGGATTTCGGCCGTACACCAGGCTACAACGGTGGAAATGGCAAAGACCACTGGTCGGTCAATTCCATGATTCTGATGGGAGCAGGCGTGCCCGGCAACCGTGTGATCGGAGCGTCAGGACCTCGGCATCAGCTCATGCAGGTCAACCCGCAAACGCTGGAAGTCGTGGAGTCGGGCGGTGTTCGTCTTCGTCCGGACCATGTTCATGCCGCGATTCGAAAGCTGGCTGGGCTGGAGCGCGATCCACTATCCTTGCGCTATCCCCTCCAAGAGGAAGACATCAACCTTCTGGGCTGA
- a CDS encoding DUF1588 domain-containing protein, whose protein sequence is MKAHTEKQNLAFLVLTAAILFAAPGCEKGVFSLEMEAEEFTLPGKADTVNPGDPTGPQTCTPDDRFFLREVWAPVLEGQCAACHSSQGLAKDTDLVLYNAGWGNYLQNNLQVVKDLARTKRDGESVLLLKATGRISHGGGQLMEVGDENYQRLQAFITRAESDTQCEVANDDEFFQDVEFLDYDQTLRKAALSLVGRAPTQEEYEAAMNSGVDEVLDSMMTEEAFYVRLKESFNDVLHTDMYNRNEAAVDLLDDDIYPNRDWYSNIGDENARNQARARTNTAIAREPLEIVAHVVREDRPFTEILTADYTLVNPYSARSFGLVDGDGNCTTGEDCTLSFADMNDPNEMKEAAIPGIPHAGVLTTTSFLNRYPTTETNRNRTRSGYYYLFFLATDVLRLADRPTDPTLADSSQNPTLFDAQCTVCHEVIDPIAGAFQNWDEQGRYNPRDSGWYTDMLPPGIEREILGQSNNPESLSWLAQRTTADPRFIVSAVEHGYRMLTGDEPLRYPQDPTTASYAAEFHAYEVQYNFFKQVGLKFVESNYNFKTIIKELVKSPYYRAEDAAASIDGMRQLELKSMGTSRLLSPEQLHRKIESLLGRSWRVNNRDLLLDNREFRLLYGGIDSQAILKRMKDPSALASSIARRMGNEMSCLAGPNDFSLDPSERLLFPHVSPDDTLETNEAAIRQNIQHLHFHLLGEKVDVNSEDVDHALSLFRDVVNDGLTNDYGDGLPNMCRSNGVNNDPNYTIRGWMAVLSYMLTDYAFLYE, encoded by the coding sequence ATGAAAGCACACACCGAAAAACAAAATCTCGCGTTTCTGGTACTCACCGCTGCGATTCTTTTCGCGGCCCCTGGATGTGAAAAGGGCGTCTTTTCACTCGAGATGGAGGCAGAGGAATTTACCCTTCCCGGTAAGGCTGACACGGTAAATCCTGGAGACCCAACGGGTCCTCAGACATGCACACCTGACGATCGATTTTTCCTTCGTGAAGTGTGGGCGCCGGTATTGGAAGGCCAATGTGCAGCGTGTCACTCGAGCCAAGGTTTGGCGAAGGACACCGACCTCGTTCTCTACAACGCAGGCTGGGGTAACTACCTTCAGAACAATCTTCAGGTGGTTAAAGATCTGGCGCGCACCAAGCGTGACGGCGAGTCGGTGCTCTTGTTGAAGGCGACTGGTCGAATCAGTCACGGTGGTGGTCAGCTGATGGAAGTTGGTGATGAGAATTACCAGCGCCTGCAGGCATTCATCACCCGCGCCGAGTCGGATACGCAATGTGAAGTGGCAAACGACGATGAGTTTTTCCAAGACGTAGAGTTCCTCGACTACGATCAAACGCTTCGTAAGGCCGCATTGTCGCTTGTTGGTCGCGCTCCGACCCAAGAAGAATACGAGGCCGCGATGAACAGCGGTGTAGACGAAGTTCTCGATTCAATGATGACCGAAGAGGCCTTCTACGTCCGATTGAAGGAGAGCTTCAACGACGTTTTGCACACCGATATGTACAACCGCAACGAAGCTGCGGTGGACCTTCTCGACGACGATATCTACCCGAATCGTGATTGGTACTCGAATATCGGAGACGAGAACGCACGAAACCAGGCGCGCGCTCGCACCAACACGGCAATTGCCCGTGAACCGCTTGAAATCGTGGCCCATGTTGTGCGTGAAGACCGTCCGTTCACCGAGATCTTGACGGCTGATTATACGCTCGTGAATCCGTACTCGGCCCGGTCATTCGGCCTTGTGGATGGTGACGGAAATTGTACGACTGGCGAAGATTGCACGTTGAGCTTCGCGGATATGAATGACCCGAACGAGATGAAAGAGGCAGCAATCCCAGGCATCCCTCACGCGGGTGTATTGACGACAACGAGCTTCCTGAACCGGTACCCGACGACCGAGACGAACCGTAACCGCACACGTTCTGGTTATTACTACCTCTTCTTCCTCGCGACGGATGTGCTTCGTCTGGCAGACCGCCCAACCGACCCAACGCTTGCGGACTCGAGCCAGAACCCAACGCTTTTCGATGCGCAGTGTACGGTATGTCACGAAGTGATCGACCCAATCGCGGGTGCTTTCCAGAACTGGGATGAGCAAGGTCGCTACAACCCACGTGATTCCGGCTGGTACACCGATATGTTGCCTCCAGGTATCGAGCGCGAGATCCTCGGTCAGTCGAATAATCCAGAGAGCTTGTCCTGGCTTGCACAGCGCACTACCGCAGACCCACGGTTCATCGTGTCTGCTGTGGAGCATGGCTACAGAATGTTGACTGGCGATGAGCCATTGCGCTACCCACAAGATCCGACCACAGCCAGCTACGCTGCAGAGTTCCACGCTTATGAAGTTCAATACAACTTCTTCAAGCAGGTCGGTCTGAAGTTCGTTGAGTCGAACTACAACTTCAAGACGATCATCAAAGAGTTGGTCAAGAGCCCATACTACCGAGCAGAGGATGCTGCAGCTTCCATCGACGGAATGCGCCAGCTCGAGCTCAAGAGCATGGGTACTTCACGCCTTCTTTCACCTGAGCAATTGCACCGTAAAATCGAGTCGTTGCTTGGCCGAAGCTGGCGCGTGAACAACCGCGACCTTCTTTTGGACAACCGTGAGTTCCGCTTGCTCTACGGCGGTATCGATTCACAAGCCATCTTGAAGCGCATGAAGGACCCGAGCGCGCTTGCTTCGAGCATCGCACGCCGCATGGGCAATGAGATGAGCTGCCTTGCTGGACCTAACGACTTCAGCCTGGATCCAAGCGAGAGACTGCTTTTCCCACATGTTTCGCCAGATGATACACTAGAGACTAACGAAGCAGCGATCCGTCAGAACATCCAGCACTTGCACTTCCACCTGCTCGGAGAGAAAGTGGACGTCAATAGTGAAGATGTCGACCACGCTTTGAGTTTGTTCCGCGACGTCGTCAACGACGGATTGACGAATGATTACGGAGACGGGCTGCCCAATATGTGCCGCTCGAATGGGGTCAACAACGACCCGAACTACACCATCCGCGGATGGATGGCAGTGCTCTCCTACATGTTGACCGATTACGCATTCCTCTACGAGTAA